A window of Methylocaldum szegediense genomic DNA:
ACGAAGGACCAGTCCGCGGGATTGACGCCGACCGTCGCCAAAGTCGCCTCCGGCGCGGCTGAAACCGTGCCGGTTTATCGCGTGACGAATTTGAACCGAGTCCTTGGCTGGCTAAAGGATGCAGGTTTATGGGTCGTAGGGGCTGCAGGCGAGGCTGAGCAATCGCTGTATGAAGTCGATTTCTCGGTTCCGTTGGCGTTGGTGGTCGGAGCCGAAGGAAGAGGTTTGCGCCGTTTGACGCGTGAATCCTGCGACTTCTTGGTCAAAATTCCAATGTTCGGTCACGTCGAAAGCCTCAACTTGTCAGTTGCGACAGGCGTATTGCTTTTCGAGACCGTACGTCAACGTACTCAGCCGAGTCTGTCTAATGCTGCGAGTCGTGCTCGCCGACCTGAATCGTCAAGCTCGGAGCCGAAGGCTTAAATCCTTGCCGGCTGATGTCGAGGTTGACATAGATTAATGGAGCCAATGCGAAAATTGCTAGGCAGAAAAGTCTTGCCCCTCTCTTTGCTGCGTAACGCGGTTCCAGGTGCATCCAACACCAGAGGTAGATTTCGAGTACCATAGTCGGGCCTCTATAGGTTGGTAGCCATGACGAATTCTGAACTACTGTGATTAAGACCATCCTATAACCGGGAATAGCCGTTCGAATCCTGCGGCAAAAAAGCGCACTTTTTGAACTCGAGCCCCCTCAAAGGGTGTGCCTTTCCAACGGTTATCGGCGAGATCCGTGAGTAGGTGCGAGTTCTTTGTTTAGCTACCGGACCATTTTAAAATGCCCGTCGTGTGTTGCCGCAATCCGACTGGTCTAACAATACCCGTGAGGCGGGTGTTTTTCCATTTTCCCGTTGTTGATTATCTAAATGCTCTCGTCGTCTTCGTCCATGTCATTTCAAGATACCGTCCGCGCCCTAGAGTGGTGCGAGCAAGGACTCCGTGTGCTAGATCAGCGTCGGCTTCCGAGTGCCGTTGAATACCAGACGTTCGGCAGTGTCCGGGGCGTGGCCGAAGCCATTTCCTCGATGCGCGTACGCGGAGCCCCTGCGATCGGTATCGCTGCCGCTTACGGCGTGGTTTTGGCAGCGCGCCAGCGCTATCGCGAAAATCCGGATACCTGGAAGGAGACGATTGAAGCGGACCTGGCCGAACTCGCCGGCTCGCGCCCAACCGCTGTGAATCTTTTCTGGGCGCTCGACCGCATGCGGTCCGAGATC
This region includes:
- the rlmB gene encoding 23S rRNA (guanosine(2251)-2'-O)-methyltransferase RlmB, with the translated sequence MKRRRRVAGLHAVEAALENAPDRIITAWIDPQREDGRITAIERKLASLGIPVQPAGRPRLDALAESRKHQGIVLELKPASELGESELRDALASLSEQPFFLVLDHVQDPHNLGACLRSADAAGVHGVIITKDQSAGLTPTVAKVASGAAETVPVYRVTNLNRVLGWLKDAGLWVVGAAGEAEQSLYEVDFSVPLALVVGAEGRGLRRLTRESCDFLVKIPMFGHVESLNLSVATGVLLFETVRQRTQPSLSNAASRARRPESSSSEPKA